One region of Oryza sativa Japonica Group chromosome 5, ASM3414082v1 genomic DNA includes:
- the LOC4338074 gene encoding uncharacterized protein isoform X1 has translation MASHLPAAVLSSPIQNRVFEHPPCSVPRWRLRPPRISSLLVGPVPRYRGQWTKHKYQNLFDLVKLDLQVKAYQNYDAGNRQFRYNIVWEDISEKLTTRNRKNCCIKC, from the exons ATGGCGTCGCATCTCCCCGCCGCCGTGTTATCTTCCCCTATCCAGAATCGAGTTTTTGAGCACCCACCCTGCTCTGTTCCCCGCTGGCGACTGCGACCCCCCCGCATCTCCTCTCTTCTCGTCGGCCCTGTCCCCAGATATCGCG GGCAATGGACTAAGCACAAGTACCAAAACCTGTTTGACTTGGTGAAGTTGGACTTGCAGGTAAAAGCTTATCAAAATTATGATGCTGGTAATCGTCAG TTCAGATACAacattgtctgggaggataTTAGTGAGAAATTGACAACCCGAAATCGCAAGAATTGCTGCATTAAGTG TTGA
- the LOC4338074 gene encoding uncharacterized protein isoform X2, which translates to MASHLPAAVLSSPIQNRVFEHPPCSVPRWRLRPPRISSLLVGPVPRYRGQWTKHKYQNLFDLVKLDLQVKAYQNYDAGNRQFRYNIVWEDISEKLTTRNRKNCCIK; encoded by the exons ATGGCGTCGCATCTCCCCGCCGCCGTGTTATCTTCCCCTATCCAGAATCGAGTTTTTGAGCACCCACCCTGCTCTGTTCCCCGCTGGCGACTGCGACCCCCCCGCATCTCCTCTCTTCTCGTCGGCCCTGTCCCCAGATATCGCG GGCAATGGACTAAGCACAAGTACCAAAACCTGTTTGACTTGGTGAAGTTGGACTTGCAGGTAAAAGCTTATCAAAATTATGATGCTGGTAATCGTCAG TTCAGATACAacattgtctgggaggataTTAGTGAGAAATTGACAACCCGAAATCGCAAGAATTGCTGCATTAAGTG A